A genomic region of Burkholderia humptydooensis contains the following coding sequences:
- a CDS encoding phospholipase C produces the protein MFRRALIATACAGSAIALYACGGTDSSTPVTSQNALQTATPIKHLVVIYGENVSFDHYFGTYPNAANPPGEPAFSAASGTPPINGLSGLLLTANPNATNPANGAGAANPFRLDRTQAATADQNHAYTAEEQAYDNGLADLFPKYTGKGSSGGAGAFGTTGQVMGYFDGNTVTALWNYAQRFAMSDNAYTSTYGPSTPGALNVIAGQTDGMQIVKTSKAVSTLAKTSYYVNDGQGGLTMINDVDPGYDVCSSPTDQAMMSGKNIGDLLNARNITWGGFMGGFNLSTANANGTTGCKRSTIATAVNAATADYIPHHNWFQYYASTANPQHTRPSAIAAIGSSVETDGKTPEPANHQYDSDDFFAAVKAGNFPSVSFLKAPAAQDAHAGYSDPLDEQQFVTKIINFLQQQPDWANTAVIVTYDDSDGWYDHAYTSPTRASFDAVDQLNGDSVCGAGAATTGVAGAPVNGRCGPGTRIPFVVVSPWAKQNYVSHTLIDQASVVRFIEDNWLGGQRIGGGSFDATAGDMRDLFDFSGAVNKTPLYLDPTLGTKLATAPSI, from the coding sequence ATGTTTCGTCGAGCCTTGATCGCCACCGCGTGCGCCGGATCGGCCATCGCCCTCTACGCGTGCGGCGGCACCGACAGCAGCACGCCCGTCACGTCGCAAAACGCGTTGCAGACCGCGACGCCGATCAAGCACCTCGTCGTGATCTACGGCGAGAACGTATCGTTCGACCACTACTTCGGCACCTATCCGAACGCCGCGAACCCGCCGGGCGAGCCGGCGTTCAGCGCCGCGTCGGGCACGCCGCCGATCAACGGCCTGTCGGGCCTGCTGCTCACCGCGAACCCGAACGCGACGAATCCCGCGAACGGCGCGGGCGCGGCCAATCCGTTCCGCCTCGACCGCACGCAGGCCGCGACGGCCGACCAGAACCACGCGTACACGGCCGAAGAGCAGGCGTACGACAACGGCCTCGCGGACCTCTTCCCGAAATACACGGGCAAGGGTTCGAGCGGCGGCGCGGGCGCGTTCGGCACGACGGGCCAGGTGATGGGCTACTTCGACGGCAACACGGTGACCGCGCTGTGGAACTACGCGCAGCGCTTCGCGATGAGCGACAACGCGTACACGTCGACCTACGGCCCGTCGACGCCGGGCGCGCTCAACGTGATCGCCGGCCAGACCGACGGGATGCAGATCGTGAAGACGTCGAAGGCCGTGTCGACGCTCGCGAAGACCTCGTACTACGTCAATGACGGCCAGGGCGGCCTCACGATGATCAACGACGTCGACCCGGGCTACGACGTGTGCTCGAGCCCGACCGATCAGGCGATGATGTCCGGCAAGAACATCGGCGATCTGCTGAACGCGCGCAACATCACGTGGGGCGGCTTCATGGGCGGCTTCAACCTGTCGACGGCGAACGCGAACGGCACGACGGGCTGCAAGCGCAGCACGATCGCGACCGCGGTGAACGCGGCGACGGCCGACTACATCCCGCACCACAACTGGTTCCAGTACTACGCGTCGACCGCGAACCCGCAGCACACGCGCCCGAGCGCGATCGCGGCGATCGGCTCGAGCGTCGAGACGGACGGCAAGACGCCCGAGCCCGCGAACCACCAGTACGACTCGGACGACTTCTTCGCGGCCGTGAAGGCGGGCAACTTCCCGTCGGTCAGCTTCCTGAAGGCGCCCGCCGCGCAGGACGCGCACGCCGGCTACTCGGACCCGCTCGACGAGCAGCAGTTCGTGACGAAGATCATCAACTTCCTGCAGCAGCAGCCCGACTGGGCGAACACCGCGGTGATCGTCACGTACGACGACTCGGACGGCTGGTACGACCATGCGTACACGTCGCCGACGCGCGCGTCGTTCGACGCGGTCGATCAACTGAACGGCGACAGCGTGTGCGGCGCCGGCGCCGCGACGACGGGCGTCGCCGGCGCGCCCGTCAACGGCCGCTGCGGCCCGGGCACGCGGATTCCGTTCGTCGTCGTGTCGCCGTGGGCAAAGCAGAACTACGTGAGCCACACGCTGATCGACCAGGCGTCGGTCGTGCGCTTCATCGAGGACAACTGGCTCGGCGGCCAGCGGATCGGCGGCGGCTCGTTCGATGCGACGGCGGGCGACATGCGCGATCTGTTCGACTTCTCGGGCGCGGTGAACAAGACGCCGCTGTACCTCGACCCGACGCTCGGCACGAAGCTCGCGACGGCGCCTTCGATCTGA
- a CDS encoding cytochrome-c peroxidase: MRHVLSAAAFGVLGLAAFALAFPEHAPSAVGAIVEDLTGANPHPVVLRRPAAEPLSAVAQLGRALFFDPSLSASGRQSCASCHSPDHAYGPPNDLDVQLGGAALTRPGYRPPPSLMYLYRQPNFSIGPDSSENDDAASVAQQAASAAGVVRAQKTAGADAAPQLVPQGGMFWDGRADTLQQQAFGPLMNPVEMANASTDDVAHKLANARYAPQFRQLFGPRIFDDARLAVSEAMFAIARYQVEDPSFHPYSSKYDRWLEGDARLTQAELRGLRLFDDPAKANCAGCHLSKPGADGLPPMFTDFQYEALGVPRNRALAQNRNPAFHDLGVCGPFRDDLKTQTQYCGMFATPSLRNVATRRVFFHNGVYHSLDRVLAFYNLRSVDPGRIYPRDASGQVQQYDDIPSAYRANVDVADAPFDRKPGDAPAMTGQDMRDIVAFLNTLTDEKR, from the coding sequence ATGCGCCACGTGCTGTCGGCCGCCGCGTTCGGCGTGCTCGGTCTCGCCGCATTCGCGCTCGCGTTTCCCGAGCACGCGCCGAGCGCGGTCGGCGCGATCGTCGAAGACCTGACGGGCGCGAATCCGCATCCGGTCGTGCTGCGCCGCCCGGCCGCCGAACCGTTGAGCGCGGTCGCGCAGCTCGGCCGGGCGCTGTTCTTCGATCCGTCGCTGTCCGCGTCGGGCCGACAGTCGTGCGCGTCGTGCCATAGTCCCGACCATGCATACGGCCCGCCGAACGATCTCGACGTGCAACTGGGCGGCGCCGCGCTGACGCGGCCCGGCTACCGGCCGCCGCCGTCGCTGATGTATCTGTACCGCCAGCCGAACTTCAGCATCGGCCCCGACTCGTCGGAGAACGACGATGCGGCGAGCGTCGCGCAACAGGCCGCGTCGGCGGCGGGCGTCGTGCGCGCGCAGAAGACGGCGGGCGCGGACGCCGCGCCGCAACTCGTGCCGCAAGGCGGGATGTTCTGGGACGGCCGCGCGGATACGCTGCAGCAGCAGGCGTTCGGCCCGCTGATGAATCCGGTCGAAATGGCGAACGCGAGCACCGACGACGTCGCGCACAAGCTCGCGAACGCGCGGTACGCGCCGCAGTTCCGGCAGTTGTTCGGCCCGCGTATCTTCGACGACGCGCGTCTTGCGGTGTCCGAAGCAATGTTCGCGATCGCGCGCTACCAGGTGGAGGACCCGTCGTTCCATCCGTATTCGAGCAAGTACGACCGCTGGCTCGAAGGCGACGCGCGGCTCACGCAGGCCGAGCTGCGCGGGCTGCGGCTCTTCGACGATCCGGCGAAGGCGAATTGCGCGGGCTGCCATCTGTCGAAGCCGGGCGCGGACGGCCTGCCGCCGATGTTCACCGATTTCCAGTACGAAGCGCTCGGCGTGCCGCGCAACCGCGCGCTCGCGCAGAACCGCAATCCGGCGTTCCACGATCTCGGCGTCTGCGGGCCGTTCCGCGACGACCTGAAAACGCAGACGCAATACTGCGGGATGTTCGCGACGCCGTCGCTGCGCAACGTCGCGACGCGCCGCGTGTTCTTCCACAACGGCGTCTATCACTCGCTCGATCGGGTGCTCGCGTTCTACAACCTGCGCAGCGTCGATCCGGGCAGGATCTATCCGCGCGACGCGAGCGGCCAAGTGCAGCAATACGACGACATCCCTAGCGCATATCGCGCGAACGTCGACGTCGCCGACGCGCCGTTCGACCGCAAGCCGGGCGACGCGCCCGCGATGACCGGGCAGGACATGCGCGACATCGTCGCATTCCTGAACACGCTGACCGACGAGAAGCGCTGA
- a CDS encoding IS110 family transposase, producing MQETKQHDAVDVFVGVDVGKGQHHAVALDRNGKRLYNKALPNDEVKLRALIAELKTHGRLLFVVDQPSTIGALPVAVARAEGVLVAYLPGLAMRRIADLHAGEAKTDARDAAIIAEAARSMPHTLRSLRLADEQLAELTMLCGFDDDLAAQVTQTSNRIRGLLTQIHPALERVLGPRLDHPAVLDLLERYPSPSALAAANEKTLANRLTKLAPRMGKNLAAEIVQALNEQAVIVPGTQAATIVMPRLAQQLAALRKQRDEIAAEVERLVLAHPLWPVLTSMPGVGVRTAARLLTEVAQKAFATAAHLAAYAGLAPVTRRSGSSIRGEHPSRRGNKVLKRALFLSAFAALRDPVSRAYYLRKIQQGKRHNQALIALARRRCDVLFAMLRDGTIYQPKSAPDA from the coding sequence ATGCAAGAAACCAAACAACATGACGCCGTCGATGTCTTCGTCGGCGTCGACGTCGGTAAAGGCCAGCATCACGCCGTCGCACTCGATCGAAACGGCAAGCGTCTTTACAACAAGGCACTACCCAACGACGAGGTCAAGCTGCGCGCCCTCATCGCCGAACTCAAGACTCACGGTCGACTGCTGTTCGTCGTCGATCAGCCTTCCACCATCGGTGCGCTTCCTGTAGCCGTCGCCCGCGCTGAAGGCGTACTCGTCGCCTATCTGCCCGGACTGGCCATGCGCCGCATCGCTGATTTGCATGCCGGCGAAGCCAAGACCGATGCCCGCGACGCCGCGATCATTGCTGAAGCCGCCCGCTCGATGCCACATACGCTGCGCTCGCTTCGACTGGCCGACGAGCAGCTCGCCGAACTCACCATGCTCTGCGGCTTCGATGACGACCTCGCCGCTCAGGTCACGCAAACCAGCAACCGCATTCGCGGCCTGCTTACTCAAATCCATCCGGCGCTCGAACGCGTTCTCGGACCGCGCCTCGACCATCCGGCGGTGCTCGATCTGCTTGAGCGCTACCCGTCCCCGAGCGCACTTGCTGCTGCCAATGAAAAGACGCTCGCCAACCGCCTGACCAAGCTCGCACCGCGCATGGGCAAGAACTTGGCGGCCGAAATCGTTCAAGCGCTGAACGAGCAAGCCGTAATCGTGCCCGGCACGCAGGCCGCCACCATCGTCATGCCTCGTTTGGCCCAGCAACTTGCCGCCTTGCGCAAGCAGCGTGACGAAATCGCTGCCGAAGTTGAGCGGCTGGTGCTTGCTCACCCTCTTTGGCCAGTCCTGACCAGCATGCCGGGAGTCGGCGTCAGGACCGCTGCCAGACTCCTGACCGAAGTCGCCCAAAAAGCCTTCGCCACGGCTGCTCATCTGGCGGCCTACGCTGGTCTCGCGCCGGTCACCCGGCGCTCAGGCTCGTCGATCCGGGGCGAACACCCGTCCAGACGTGGCAACAAGGTGCTCAAACGCGCCTTGTTCCTCTCCGCCTTCGCTGCCTTACGAGACCCAGTCTCACGGGCCTATTACTTGCGCAAGATCCAGCAGGGCAAGCGCCACAACCAGGCACTCATCGCGCTCGCACGGCGACGCTGCGACGTCCTGTTTGCCATGCTGCGCGACGGCACCATTTACCAACCCAAGTCAGCCCCTGACGCTTGA
- a CDS encoding chloride channel protein, with protein MFNPIASASSASSIPSARPSSSASAAARGPLVELAAVTLLTGVGAGLGGMLLALLLHAIQHVAYGYDVAHAIGEESFLQGVTAAPPLRRFVVLIGCGVVAGGGWWALYRFGAPLVGIRRAVRADDPRMPAASTTAHALLQIVSVALGSPLGREVAPREIGAMWAGWLAHRVGLPAADARVMVACGAGAGLAAVYNVPLGGALFVLEVLLGTFAWRALVPAVATSAIATLVAWIGLGNEQQYHVAPLAAGASLFAWSAVCGPLFGVAAYGFARLTAHARARAPKDARLPVLALVNFTIVGALATVFPPLLGNGKGPVALGFDGQLAMGLAATLLVLKIAITWSSLRAGAEGGLLTPGIANGALLAIVLGGLWSVAWPGEPTGAFAIVGAAAFLAASMQMPLTAIVLVVEFTRVGHDFLIPMLIAAAGAVAAFRVLARRRERKA; from the coding sequence ATGTTCAATCCGATCGCATCTGCTTCGTCCGCTTCGTCGATTCCTTCCGCCCGGCCGTCGTCATCCGCGTCCGCCGCCGCGCGCGGTCCGCTCGTCGAGCTCGCCGCCGTCACGCTGCTGACGGGTGTCGGCGCGGGCCTGGGCGGCATGCTGCTCGCGCTGCTGCTGCACGCGATCCAGCACGTCGCGTATGGGTACGACGTCGCGCACGCGATCGGCGAAGAGAGCTTCCTTCAGGGCGTGACGGCCGCGCCGCCGCTGCGGCGGTTCGTGGTGCTGATCGGTTGCGGCGTCGTCGCGGGCGGCGGCTGGTGGGCGCTGTACCGGTTCGGCGCGCCGCTCGTCGGCATTCGCCGCGCGGTGCGCGCCGACGATCCGCGAATGCCGGCCGCGAGCACGACCGCGCACGCGCTGCTGCAGATCGTCTCCGTCGCGCTCGGCTCGCCGCTCGGCCGCGAGGTCGCGCCGCGCGAGATCGGCGCGATGTGGGCCGGCTGGCTCGCGCATCGCGTAGGGCTGCCCGCTGCCGACGCGCGGGTGATGGTTGCGTGCGGCGCGGGCGCCGGGCTCGCCGCCGTCTACAACGTGCCACTCGGCGGCGCGCTGTTCGTGCTCGAGGTGCTGCTCGGCACGTTCGCGTGGCGCGCGCTCGTGCCGGCCGTCGCGACGTCCGCGATCGCGACGCTCGTCGCCTGGATCGGGCTCGGCAACGAGCAGCAGTACCACGTCGCGCCGCTCGCGGCCGGCGCTTCGCTGTTCGCGTGGTCGGCCGTGTGCGGGCCGCTCTTCGGCGTCGCCGCGTACGGCTTCGCGCGGCTGACCGCACACGCGCGGGCGCGCGCGCCGAAGGACGCGCGGCTGCCGGTGCTCGCGCTCGTCAACTTCACGATCGTCGGCGCGCTCGCGACGGTGTTTCCGCCACTACTCGGCAACGGCAAGGGGCCGGTCGCGCTCGGCTTCGACGGACAACTCGCGATGGGGCTCGCGGCGACGCTGCTCGTGCTGAAGATCGCGATCACGTGGAGCAGCCTGCGCGCGGGCGCCGAGGGCGGTCTGCTGACGCCGGGGATCGCGAACGGCGCGTTGCTCGCGATCGTGCTCGGCGGGCTATGGAGTGTTGCGTGGCCGGGCGAGCCGACCGGCGCGTTCGCGATCGTCGGCGCGGCCGCGTTTCTCGCCGCGTCGATGCAGATGCCGCTCACCGCGATCGTGCTCGTGGTCGAGTTCACGCGCGTTGGGCACGATTTCCTGATTCCGATGCTGATCGCGGCGGCGGGCGCGGTCGCGGCGTTTCGGGTGCTCGCGCGGAGGAGAGAAAGAAAGGCGTGA
- a CDS encoding GntR family transcriptional regulator, with protein MAPRIVPPALEAIEQETMADKVYQQLREALMSGRFAPGQALSLRSVAEAVGSSTMPVRAALTRLRAERALVDGPNRALVVPPMTVEMLDELRDVRIALEGCVAERAATRMTDAQIAGVRRICETMNAHVEAGRSRAYLQSNFAFHNAIYTHGASENTLAIIRNLWMRIGPFLNMVALDVPHMRRSMDAHRAIVDALERRDGAGARAGIALDIGGAAHDLAGTLAAGRERLGPRRLAKNAKNE; from the coding sequence TTGGCGCCGCGCATCGTCCCGCCCGCTCTCGAAGCCATCGAACAGGAAACGATGGCCGACAAGGTCTACCAGCAACTGCGCGAGGCGCTGATGAGCGGCCGCTTCGCGCCCGGCCAGGCACTCAGCCTGCGCAGCGTCGCCGAGGCGGTCGGCTCGTCGACGATGCCCGTGCGCGCCGCGCTCACGCGGCTGCGCGCGGAGCGCGCGCTCGTCGACGGCCCGAACCGTGCGCTCGTCGTGCCGCCGATGACGGTCGAGATGCTCGACGAGCTGCGCGACGTGCGGATCGCGCTCGAAGGCTGCGTCGCCGAGCGCGCGGCGACGCGGATGACCGACGCGCAGATCGCCGGCGTGCGGCGCATCTGCGAGACGATGAACGCGCACGTCGAAGCCGGCCGAAGCCGCGCGTACCTGCAAAGCAACTTCGCGTTCCACAACGCGATCTACACGCACGGCGCGAGCGAGAACACGCTCGCGATCATCCGGAATCTATGGATGCGGATCGGCCCGTTCCTGAACATGGTCGCGCTCGACGTGCCGCATATGCGGCGCTCGATGGACGCGCACCGCGCGATCGTCGACGCGCTCGAGCGCCGCGACGGCGCGGGCGCGCGTGCGGGCATCGCGCTCGACATCGGCGGCGCCGCGCACGACCTCGCCGGGACGCTCGCGGCCGGGCGCGAGCGGCTCGGCCCGCGCCGGCTCGCGAAGAACGCGAAGAACGAATAG
- a CDS encoding SDR family oxidoreductase — MAAIDLLKPYAGLRVLVTGGASGIGLAIADAFAECGGKVHVCDASEKALAALADRPSRAALGTTLADVADPAAVGRVFDDVARTLGGLDVLVNNAGVAGPTGGIDEIDPAQWEQTVAINLNAQFQFARRAVPMLRDAPHGGAIIALSSVAGRLGYAFRTPYSATKWAVVGLVKSLAIELGPLGIRVNAIQPGIVRGPRMRRVIEARAAQLGIGHDEMEARYLEKISLRRMTDPDEIAATALFLCSPGGHGISGQTISVCGNVEAL, encoded by the coding sequence ATGGCCGCAATCGATCTGCTGAAACCATACGCCGGGCTGCGCGTACTCGTGACGGGCGGCGCGTCCGGCATCGGACTCGCGATCGCCGACGCGTTCGCCGAATGCGGCGGCAAGGTTCACGTCTGCGACGCGTCCGAGAAGGCGCTTGCCGCGCTCGCGGACCGGCCGTCGCGCGCCGCGCTCGGCACGACGCTCGCCGACGTCGCCGATCCGGCCGCCGTTGGGCGCGTGTTCGACGATGTCGCGCGCACGCTCGGCGGGCTCGACGTGCTCGTCAACAACGCCGGCGTCGCCGGACCGACGGGCGGCATCGACGAGATCGATCCCGCGCAATGGGAGCAGACAGTCGCGATCAACCTGAACGCGCAGTTCCAGTTCGCGCGCCGCGCGGTGCCGATGCTGCGCGACGCGCCGCACGGCGGCGCGATCATCGCGCTGTCGTCGGTCGCGGGGCGGCTCGGCTATGCGTTTCGCACGCCGTATTCGGCCACGAAGTGGGCGGTCGTCGGCCTCGTGAAGAGCCTCGCGATCGAGCTCGGCCCGCTCGGCATCCGCGTGAACGCGATCCAGCCGGGCATCGTGCGCGGCCCGCGGATGCGCCGCGTGATCGAGGCGCGCGCCGCGCAACTCGGCATCGGCCACGACGAGATGGAAGCGCGCTATCTCGAGAAAATCTCGCTGCGCCGGATGACCGATCCGGACGAGATCGCGGCGACCGCGCTCTTCCTCTGCTCGCCGGGCGGGCACGGGATTTCCGGACAGACGATTTCCGTCTGCGGCAACGTCGAGGCGCTCTGA
- a CDS encoding 3-keto-5-aminohexanoate cleavage protein has product MASPRKVVITCAPTGAIHTPSMSPHLPVTPREIEDAAVAAAEAGAAILHLHARDPADGRPTQDPAVFAEFLPRIKARTNAVINITTGGSPHMTVAERLRPAHHFQPEVASLNMGSMNFGLYPMLERFREFRHPWEREHLEKSRDLVFKNTFADIETILANCSANGTRFEFECYDISHLYNLAHFVERGLAKPPFFIQSVFGLLGGIGAHPEDLAHMRRTADRLFGGDYVWSVLGTGKNQIPLATIGAAQGANVRVGIEDSLWIAPGKLAESSAAQVRKIRQVLEGLSLEIATPADARAMLALKGGDAVNF; this is encoded by the coding sequence GTGGCCAGCCCCCGCAAAGTCGTCATCACCTGCGCGCCGACGGGCGCGATCCATACGCCGTCGATGTCGCCGCATCTGCCCGTGACGCCGCGCGAGATCGAGGATGCCGCGGTCGCGGCGGCCGAAGCCGGCGCGGCGATCCTGCACCTGCACGCGCGCGATCCCGCCGACGGCCGGCCGACGCAGGACCCGGCCGTGTTCGCCGAATTCCTGCCGCGCATCAAGGCGCGCACCAACGCGGTGATCAACATCACGACGGGCGGCAGCCCGCACATGACGGTCGCCGAGCGCCTGCGTCCCGCGCATCATTTCCAGCCCGAAGTCGCGTCGCTGAACATGGGCTCGATGAACTTCGGCCTGTATCCGATGCTCGAGCGCTTTCGCGAATTCCGGCATCCGTGGGAGCGCGAGCATCTTGAAAAGAGCCGCGATCTCGTGTTCAAGAACACGTTCGCCGACATCGAGACGATCCTCGCGAACTGCAGCGCGAACGGCACCCGCTTCGAATTCGAGTGCTACGACATTTCGCACCTGTACAACCTCGCGCATTTCGTCGAGCGCGGGCTCGCGAAGCCGCCGTTCTTCATCCAGAGCGTGTTCGGGCTCCTCGGCGGCATCGGCGCGCATCCGGAGGATCTCGCGCACATGCGCCGCACGGCGGACCGCCTGTTCGGCGGCGATTACGTGTGGTCGGTCCTCGGCACGGGCAAAAACCAGATTCCGCTCGCGACGATCGGCGCGGCCCAGGGCGCGAACGTGCGCGTCGGCATCGAGGATTCGCTGTGGATCGCGCCCGGCAAGCTCGCCGAATCGAGCGCCGCGCAGGTGCGCAAGATTCGTCAGGTGCTCGAAGGATTGTCGCTCGAGATCGCGACGCCCGCCGACGCGCGCGCGATGCTCGCGCTCAAGGGCGGCGACGCGGTCAACTTCTGA
- a CDS encoding MFS transporter, which produces MSAPHAEALYPPVGDARASLNRLLFRKLMPILITAYVISFLDRTNIAFAKHSMAIDLGLSSAAYGLGAGLFFLTYALFEIPSNLIMHCAGARFWIARIMITWGALSVAMALVRGETSFYAMRLLLGAAEAGLFPGVMLYLTYWFGREERARATGYFLLGVCVANIVGGPLAGALLELDGALGLHGWQWLFIVEGVPAIALAFVIWTRLPDRPSDARWLAPELGRALERTLANEQAAGTAAHGAHAFGAALRDPQIWLAIFVYFCHQLTIYTMIFFLPGIIGESGRVTPIVVGLLSAMPWIAAALGAATLPRFARDSSRSRRILCMGLAVMAAGLVCAAYAPPAAALASACAAASMFFVVQSIVFTFPASRLAGSALAGGLGLVNTCGLLGGFVGPTVVGAIEQTTGHAKNGLAFLAIALVVAAFASLRLRHGHE; this is translated from the coding sequence ATGTCCGCACCCCATGCCGAAGCCCTCTATCCGCCTGTCGGCGACGCGCGCGCGTCGTTGAACCGCCTGCTGTTTCGCAAGCTGATGCCGATCCTGATCACCGCGTACGTGATCAGCTTTCTCGACCGCACGAACATCGCGTTCGCGAAGCACTCGATGGCCATCGATCTCGGCCTCTCGTCGGCGGCATACGGCCTCGGCGCGGGGCTCTTCTTCCTCACGTACGCATTGTTCGAGATCCCGAGCAATCTGATCATGCATTGCGCCGGCGCACGGTTCTGGATCGCGCGGATCATGATCACGTGGGGCGCGCTGTCCGTCGCGATGGCACTCGTGCGCGGCGAAACCTCCTTCTACGCGATGCGGCTCCTGCTCGGCGCCGCGGAGGCCGGGCTCTTTCCGGGCGTGATGCTGTATCTGACCTACTGGTTCGGTCGCGAGGAACGCGCGCGCGCAACCGGCTATTTCCTGCTCGGCGTATGCGTCGCGAACATCGTCGGCGGCCCGCTCGCGGGCGCGCTGCTCGAGCTCGACGGCGCGCTCGGGCTGCACGGCTGGCAGTGGCTCTTCATCGTCGAAGGCGTTCCGGCGATCGCGCTCGCGTTCGTCATCTGGACCCGCCTGCCGGACCGGCCGAGCGACGCGCGCTGGCTCGCGCCCGAGCTCGGCCGCGCGCTCGAGCGCACGCTCGCGAACGAGCAGGCGGCGGGCACGGCGGCGCACGGCGCGCACGCGTTCGGCGCCGCGCTGCGCGATCCGCAGATCTGGCTCGCGATCTTCGTGTACTTCTGCCATCAATTGACGATCTACACGATGATCTTCTTCCTGCCCGGCATCATCGGCGAATCGGGACGCGTCACGCCGATCGTCGTCGGCCTGCTGAGCGCGATGCCGTGGATCGCCGCGGCGCTCGGCGCGGCGACGCTGCCGCGCTTCGCGCGCGATTCGTCGCGGTCGCGGCGGATTCTGTGCATGGGGCTCGCGGTGATGGCGGCGGGGCTCGTCTGCGCCGCGTATGCGCCGCCCGCGGCCGCGCTCGCGAGCGCGTGCGCGGCCGCGTCGATGTTCTTCGTCGTGCAGTCGATCGTCTTCACGTTTCCGGCCTCGCGCCTCGCGGGCAGCGCACTCGCGGGCGGGCTCGGCCTCGTCAACACGTGCGGCCTGCTCGGCGGCTTCGTCGGGCCCACCGTGGTCGGCGCGATCGAGCAGACGACCGGCCACGCGAAGAACGGCCTCGCGTTTCTCGCGATCGCGCTCGTCGTCGCCGCGTTCGCGAGCCTGCGGCTGCGTCACGGGCACGAGTGA